One Telluria mixta DNA window includes the following coding sequences:
- a CDS encoding tagaturonate reductase produces the protein MTQLRRTTPFALPVKILQFGQGNFMRGFFDWQVDLLNERTGLNAGVVVVRPRGGSATPLLDVQDGLFTVLVRGLDEAGLPVKQYRKVECVQREIDPATMYADYLAQATNPDLRFIVSNTTEAGIVVNDTDGQADAPPVTFPAKLTQLLFARYQAFQGAQDKGLILLPCELIDRNGEALKNAVLHYARLWDLPAGFAAWIGDACTFCNTLVDRIVTGYPAADAAQIEQELGYADPFLVAAEYYYLFVIQGPASVGEELKLAGADLNVKLVDDITPYKKRKVGILNGGHTTLVPVALLAGLEAVGPAVDDPQVGAFLRAAIDDEIIPALEMDRAELEAFAADVLRRFRNPAIHHRLASIALNSWSKFAARVLPQLLRYAELHDGRLPRRLVLAMAATMVLYRGGVIDLADDPATLAWFRAGWDKVAGSEWTLDDLARGWLAHTALWGRDLNAVPGLAAQLAANLRDIEQQGIRALLA, from the coding sequence ATGACTCAACTTCGTCGTACCACTCCGTTCGCATTGCCCGTCAAGATCCTGCAGTTCGGGCAGGGCAACTTCATGCGCGGTTTCTTCGACTGGCAGGTCGACCTGCTGAACGAGCGCACCGGTTTGAATGCCGGCGTCGTCGTCGTGCGCCCGCGCGGCGGTTCCGCTACGCCGCTGCTCGACGTGCAGGACGGCCTGTTCACCGTGCTCGTGCGCGGCCTGGACGAGGCAGGGCTGCCGGTCAAGCAGTACCGCAAGGTCGAATGCGTGCAGCGCGAAATCGATCCGGCCACGATGTATGCCGACTACCTGGCGCAGGCGACCAATCCGGACCTGCGCTTCATCGTCTCCAACACGACGGAGGCGGGCATCGTCGTCAACGACACGGACGGCCAGGCCGACGCGCCGCCGGTGACGTTCCCCGCCAAGCTCACGCAACTGCTGTTCGCGCGCTACCAGGCATTTCAAGGCGCGCAGGACAAAGGTCTGATCCTGCTGCCGTGCGAACTGATCGACAGGAACGGCGAAGCGTTGAAGAACGCCGTGCTGCACTATGCGCGCCTGTGGGACCTGCCGGCCGGTTTCGCCGCATGGATCGGCGACGCCTGCACGTTCTGCAATACGCTCGTCGACCGCATCGTCACCGGCTACCCGGCCGCGGACGCCGCGCAGATCGAACAGGAACTCGGCTACGCGGATCCATTCCTCGTCGCGGCGGAATACTACTACCTGTTCGTGATCCAGGGGCCGGCGTCGGTCGGCGAAGAGCTGAAGCTGGCAGGTGCGGACCTCAACGTGAAGCTGGTCGACGACATCACGCCGTACAAGAAGCGCAAGGTCGGCATCCTGAACGGCGGCCACACGACCCTCGTGCCGGTCGCGCTGCTGGCGGGGCTGGAAGCCGTCGGCCCGGCCGTCGACGATCCGCAGGTGGGCGCGTTCCTGCGTGCCGCCATCGACGACGAGATCATTCCGGCGCTGGAAATGGACCGCGCGGAGCTGGAAGCGTTCGCCGCCGACGTGCTGCGCCGCTTCCGCAATCCGGCCATCCACCACCGGCTCGCGTCGATCGCGCTGAACAGCTGGAGCAAGTTCGCCGCGCGCGTGCTGCCGCAACTGCTGCGCTACGCCGAACTGCACGACGGCCGTCTGCCACGCCGCCTCGTCCTCGCGATGGCCGCGACCATGGTGCTGTACCGCGGCGGCGTCATCGACCTCGCGGACGATCCGGCGACCCTGGCGTGGTTCCGCGCGGGCTGGGACAAGGTGGCTGGCTCCGAATGGACGCTGGACGACCTGGCCCGCGGCTGGCTCGCCCACACCGCGCTGTGGGGCAGGGACCTGAACGCAGTCCCGGGCCTCGCGGCGCAGCTGGCTGCGAACCTGCGCGACATCGAACAGCAGGGCATCCGCGCGCTGCTGGCGTAA
- a CDS encoding MFS transporter: MSKMKGMRWWMVGLVTLGLIVNYLARNTLSVAAPTMMADLHIDTKEYSYIVVAWQICYAVMQPVAGYVLDAIGTKIGFAVFAFAWSLACACAALATGWQSMAFFRGLLGLTEAAGIPAGVKATTEWFPAKERSVAIGWFNIGSSIGALCAPPLVVWAILHAGWKSAFVIVGVLGIAWTLLWVVFYKHPRDQKLLSDAERDHILSGQEAKHHDGGARASWREIVRNRNFWSIAIPRFLSEPAWQTFNAWIPLYMATERHMDLKEIAVFAWLPFLAADIGCVLGGYLSPFVHRHFNVSLFASRKWVVVFGALCMIAPGCIGLVASPYTAIFLLCIGGFAHQTLSGALYAITSDVFGKNEVATATGLAGMSGYLGATLFTLLFGVVVTHVGYSPLFVVLAVFDVLAAIVVWTLVRDGGPRTPVKTDAPAVAGIR; encoded by the coding sequence ATGAGCAAAATGAAGGGTATGCGCTGGTGGATGGTGGGCCTGGTGACGCTGGGCCTGATCGTCAACTACCTGGCGCGCAACACGCTGTCCGTCGCGGCGCCGACCATGATGGCCGACCTGCACATCGATACGAAGGAGTATTCGTACATCGTCGTCGCGTGGCAGATCTGCTACGCCGTCATGCAGCCGGTCGCCGGGTACGTGCTGGACGCGATCGGCACGAAGATCGGCTTCGCCGTGTTCGCGTTCGCGTGGTCGCTGGCCTGCGCCTGCGCCGCGCTGGCAACCGGCTGGCAGAGCATGGCGTTCTTCCGCGGCCTGCTCGGGCTGACGGAGGCGGCGGGCATACCGGCCGGCGTCAAGGCGACGACGGAATGGTTCCCCGCGAAGGAACGGTCGGTTGCCATCGGCTGGTTCAACATCGGCTCGTCGATCGGCGCGCTGTGCGCGCCGCCGCTCGTCGTATGGGCGATCCTGCACGCGGGCTGGAAGTCGGCGTTCGTCATCGTCGGCGTGCTGGGCATTGCATGGACCCTGCTGTGGGTCGTGTTCTACAAGCACCCGCGCGACCAGAAACTGCTGTCCGATGCGGAGCGCGACCACATCCTGTCCGGCCAGGAGGCAAAACACCACGACGGCGGCGCGCGGGCGTCGTGGCGCGAGATCGTCAGGAACCGGAATTTCTGGTCGATCGCGATCCCGCGCTTCCTGTCCGAGCCGGCCTGGCAGACGTTCAATGCGTGGATCCCGCTGTACATGGCGACGGAGCGCCATATGGACTTGAAGGAGATCGCGGTATTCGCCTGGCTGCCGTTCCTCGCCGCGGACATCGGCTGCGTGCTGGGCGGCTATTTGTCGCCGTTCGTGCACCGGCATTTCAATGTGTCGCTGTTCGCGTCACGGAAATGGGTCGTCGTGTTCGGCGCCCTGTGCATGATCGCCCCGGGCTGCATCGGCCTCGTGGCGAGCCCCTATACCGCGATCTTCCTGCTGTGTATCGGCGGCTTCGCGCACCAGACGCTGTCCGGCGCGCTGTACGCGATCACGTCGGACGTCTTCGGCAAGAACGAAGTGGCGACGGCCACCGGGCTGGCCGGCATGTCCGGCTACCTGGGCGCGACCTTGTTCACGCTGCTGTTCGGCGTCGTGGTCACGCACGTGGGCTACAGCCCGCTGTTCGTCGTGCTGGCCGTGTTCGACGTGCTGGCGGCGATCGTCGTGTGGACGCTGGTCCGGGACGGCGGTCCGCGCACGCCCGTCAAAACAGATGCCCCGGCAGTCGCCGGCATCCGGTAA
- a CDS encoding sugar kinase, with protein sequence MGAHTVYAIGECMIELQKHGEQDTLDYRFGGDTLNTAVYMARLLDPAVANVAYVTGLGTDGMSAEMLAAWEREGIATASVLRLPDRLPGIYMIETDPDGERRFHYWRRDSAARHWMAAPGAARVLAQLTEARMVYLSGISLAILSPPDRDLLIATLARCRAAGGKVVFDNNYRPRLWDSADTARDVYGRVLAHADIALLTLDDEVALYGPGDARDAIERTRTLGVGEVVVKCGGDPAVVWHDGTVHEVAPEPVQDVVDTTAAGDSFGAAYMAARLSGKGPEDAARAGHRLAGTVIRHRGAIIPRDAMPNSLHFRP encoded by the coding sequence ATGGGCGCACATACCGTCTACGCGATCGGCGAATGCATGATCGAACTGCAGAAGCACGGCGAGCAGGACACGCTGGATTACCGCTTCGGCGGCGACACGCTGAACACTGCCGTGTACATGGCCCGCTTGCTCGATCCGGCGGTGGCGAACGTCGCGTACGTAACGGGCCTGGGCACGGACGGCATGTCGGCCGAGATGCTGGCGGCGTGGGAGCGCGAAGGCATCGCCACCGCCAGCGTGCTGCGCCTGCCGGACCGCCTGCCGGGCATCTACATGATCGAGACCGACCCCGACGGCGAGCGCCGCTTCCATTACTGGCGCCGCGATTCCGCCGCGCGCCACTGGATGGCGGCGCCGGGCGCGGCGCGCGTGCTCGCGCAACTGACCGAGGCGCGCATGGTGTACCTGTCGGGCATCAGCCTCGCGATCCTGTCCCCGCCGGACCGCGACCTGCTGATCGCGACCCTGGCCCGTTGCCGCGCGGCGGGCGGCAAGGTCGTCTTCGACAACAACTACCGGCCGCGCCTGTGGGACAGCGCGGACACGGCACGCGACGTCTATGGCCGCGTGCTGGCCCATGCCGACATCGCGCTCCTGACGCTGGACGACGAGGTCGCGCTGTACGGCCCGGGCGACGCGCGCGACGCGATCGAGCGCACACGAACACTGGGCGTGGGCGAGGTGGTCGTGAAGTGCGGCGGCGATCCGGCCGTCGTCTGGCACGACGGCACGGTGCACGAGGTGGCGCCGGAACCCGTGCAGGACGTGGTCGACACGACGGCTGCCGGCGACTCGTTCGGCGCCGCCTACATGGCCGCGCGCCTGTCCGGCAAGGGCCCGGAAGACGCGGCGCGCGCCGGGCACCGGCTGGCCGGCACGGTGATCCGCCACCGCGGCGCGATCATCCCGCGCGACGCGATGCCGAATTCGCTACACTTCCGGCCATGA
- a CDS encoding GntR family transcriptional regulator, producing MNHQAPPNPVTEAESGLSASRRVYLCLRRRIVEMDMLPGTRVVERDIAEEFGTSRTPVHEAVQRLADEGLIEIVPRSGTFVARIPLDALDEANLVRHALETAIIEKAAARVGPEDMARLRAILAEQEAAITANDFGTFHRTDERFHALLAELSGYPGVWPIIQQAKTQMDRYRQLTLPLEGRMAGVLEEHRAVVDAIEARDPARAVAAMREHLDHVMPVLEITRKLRPEFFTTHLDTRPAR from the coding sequence ATGAACCACCAAGCCCCACCCAATCCCGTGACCGAGGCGGAGAGCGGCCTGAGTGCGTCGCGCCGCGTCTACCTGTGCCTGCGCCGGCGTATCGTCGAGATGGACATGCTGCCCGGCACGCGCGTCGTGGAGCGCGACATCGCCGAGGAGTTCGGCACGAGCCGCACTCCCGTGCACGAGGCCGTGCAGCGCCTGGCCGACGAGGGCCTGATCGAGATCGTGCCGCGCTCGGGCACGTTCGTCGCCCGCATCCCGCTGGACGCGCTGGACGAAGCCAACCTCGTGCGCCACGCGCTGGAGACGGCGATCATCGAAAAGGCGGCCGCGCGCGTGGGACCGGAGGACATGGCGCGCCTGCGCGCGATCCTGGCCGAGCAGGAGGCGGCCATCACCGCCAACGACTTCGGCACGTTCCACCGCACGGACGAGCGCTTCCACGCGCTGCTGGCCGAGCTGTCCGGCTATCCGGGCGTGTGGCCGATCATCCAGCAGGCCAAGACGCAGATGGACCGCTACCGCCAGCTGACCTTGCCGCTGGAAGGCCGCATGGCCGGGGTGCTGGAGGAGCACCGGGCCGTCGTCGATGCCATCGAGGCGCGTGACCCGGCGCGCGCCGTGGCCGCCATGCGCGAACACCTCGACCACGTCATGCCGGTGCTGGAAATCACCCGCAAGCTGCGGCCGGAATTCTTCACGACCCACCTCGACACCCGCCCCGCACGCTGA
- a CDS encoding glycosyltransferase family 1 protein — MPTLIVFCHLRWDFVFQRPQHLMTRLAEHYRILFVEEPVYDEGKAHLKKTAVAPNITVCQPHTGIQAPGFHDDQIPTLQTLLADLVPEGERPVVWFYTPMALPLLQGFDPALVVYDCMDELAAFKNAPKQLLQRENALLNIADLCFTGGPSLYQSKRDRHANAHCFSSSVDAKHFQKALDRDYSHPEQAHVARPRLGFYGVIDERFDTDLIRQVAEARPDWQIVLVGPVVKIDPANLPRANNIHYMGQRTYEQLPQFLAGWDVCLLPFALNESTKFISPTKVLEYMAAELPSVSTPITDVKVPYGDVVAIADTPEKFIAACERMLAMNDEQQAALKERMRAIVANTSWDKTAASMHHLIQTTAPSNKAQRFLAQAEEQDFDDVVNAENVNPLPIAALAARMTPKDGMAKAAG, encoded by the coding sequence ATGCCGACCCTGATCGTGTTTTGCCATCTGCGCTGGGACTTCGTCTTTCAGCGCCCCCAGCACCTCATGACTCGCCTGGCGGAACACTACCGAATCCTGTTTGTCGAGGAGCCGGTGTATGACGAGGGCAAGGCGCACCTGAAGAAGACGGCCGTCGCGCCGAACATCACGGTGTGCCAGCCGCATACCGGCATCCAGGCACCCGGCTTCCACGACGACCAGATCCCGACCCTGCAGACGCTGCTGGCCGACCTCGTCCCGGAAGGCGAGCGTCCTGTCGTCTGGTTCTACACCCCGATGGCCCTGCCGCTGCTGCAAGGCTTCGATCCCGCACTCGTCGTCTACGACTGCATGGACGAACTGGCCGCTTTCAAGAACGCGCCGAAACAGCTGCTGCAGCGCGAGAACGCACTGCTGAACATCGCCGACCTGTGCTTCACCGGCGGCCCGAGCCTGTACCAGTCCAAGCGCGATCGCCATGCAAACGCGCACTGCTTCTCCAGCAGCGTCGACGCGAAGCACTTCCAGAAGGCGCTGGACCGCGATTACAGCCACCCGGAGCAGGCCCATGTTGCGCGTCCGCGCCTGGGCTTCTACGGCGTCATCGACGAGCGCTTCGACACGGACCTGATCCGCCAGGTCGCGGAAGCCCGTCCGGACTGGCAGATCGTGCTGGTGGGCCCGGTCGTGAAGATCGACCCGGCCAATCTGCCGCGCGCGAACAACATCCACTACATGGGCCAGCGCACGTACGAGCAGCTGCCGCAATTCCTGGCCGGCTGGGACGTCTGCCTGCTGCCGTTCGCGCTGAACGAGTCGACCAAGTTCATCAGCCCGACCAAGGTGCTGGAATACATGGCGGCCGAACTGCCGTCCGTCAGCACCCCGATCACGGACGTGAAGGTGCCGTACGGCGACGTCGTCGCGATCGCCGACACGCCGGAGAAATTCATCGCCGCCTGCGAACGCATGCTGGCCATGAACGACGAGCAACAGGCCGCGCTGAAGGAACGCATGCGCGCCATCGTCGCCAACACGTCGTGGGACAAGACGGCCGCCAGCATGCACCACCTGATCCAGACGACCGCCCCGAGCAACAAGGCCCAGCGCTTCCTCGCCCAGGCGGAAGAGCAGGACTTCGACGACGTCGTCAACGCCGAGAACGTCAATCCGCTGCCGATCGCCGCACTCGCTGCGCGCATGACGCCGAAGGACGGGATGGCGAAGGCCGCTGGTTGA
- a CDS encoding alpha-L-rhamnosidase-related protein encodes MRIHSRFIGLLLSLACGLAGAQGTATWIWSPGDFEIWLSNRMQVQRVERDVAWPPFWRLYNHQPQVNFIRQVDLAAPEDVDIAVEGIYNIAIDGQFVHGDQRHVRIPAGKHTLNLQVYNAASPPAVFVQGRTIRSDASWSVGPRPGAPTASAAHWNLTAPDTPPSRYRLPTREIPAVALTRWDGAVLVDFGRETTGFVKLKNVSGSGKVTLYYGESKEEALSEQGAETLDRFTLADHHGDFVAPISRAMRYVNIRFDAGLSLGDVGLLYEYSPVSHRGTFKSSDDELNRIWDVAQRTLELNTREFFIDGVKRDHWVWSGDAVQTYLMNYYTFFDSDTVKRTTWALRGADPVDMHINTILDYSLYWFIGIRDYYQYTGDADFVKSVYPRMTTLMDFVLARRNANGMLEGLPGDWVFVDWADMPKEGELAVIQLLFARSLEAMADCAALAHDDARAATYRQLAADLKTKIMAAFWDPRRQLFVHGRKDGRTNPLVTRHPNMFALMFGYLDDAQAASVRRNVLTSETVPKITTPYMRFYELAALAESGQQRYVRGQIKDYWGGMLRAGATCFWEQYDPKVEGAARWAMYGKPFGMSLCHAWGASPLYLLGKYYLGVKPTQPGYAAYVVEPDLGGLKWIDGKVPTPHGDIAVYADAKTIRVTGVAGQGVLRFTSATTPRSDGGTIRKTGEHRYELPLEGGETYIVSRK; translated from the coding sequence ATGCGAATTCATTCACGCTTCATCGGTCTCCTGTTGTCGCTCGCGTGCGGCCTGGCGGGAGCACAGGGCACGGCGACCTGGATCTGGTCGCCGGGCGATTTCGAGATCTGGCTCTCCAACCGCATGCAGGTGCAGCGCGTCGAGCGCGACGTCGCGTGGCCGCCGTTCTGGCGGCTGTACAACCACCAGCCGCAGGTGAACTTCATTCGGCAGGTCGACCTGGCCGCGCCGGAAGACGTCGACATCGCCGTCGAAGGCATCTACAACATCGCCATCGACGGCCAGTTCGTGCATGGCGACCAGCGCCATGTCCGCATCCCCGCCGGCAAACACACGCTCAACCTCCAGGTCTACAATGCGGCCTCGCCGCCGGCCGTCTTCGTGCAGGGCAGGACGATCCGCTCCGACGCATCCTGGTCGGTCGGCCCGCGTCCTGGTGCACCCACCGCCAGTGCCGCGCACTGGAACCTGACCGCGCCGGACACGCCGCCATCGCGCTACCGCCTGCCGACCCGGGAGATCCCGGCCGTCGCGCTCACGCGCTGGGACGGCGCCGTCCTCGTGGACTTCGGCCGCGAGACGACGGGCTTCGTCAAGCTGAAAAACGTCTCGGGCAGCGGCAAGGTGACCCTGTACTACGGCGAATCGAAGGAGGAAGCGCTGTCCGAACAGGGCGCGGAAACCCTCGACCGCTTCACGCTCGCCGACCACCATGGCGACTTCGTCGCGCCCATCTCGCGCGCCATGCGCTACGTGAACATCCGCTTCGACGCCGGATTGAGCCTCGGCGACGTGGGTCTGCTGTATGAATACTCGCCCGTTTCGCACCGCGGCACGTTCAAGAGTTCCGACGACGAGTTGAACCGGATCTGGGACGTCGCCCAGCGCACGCTGGAACTGAACACGCGCGAATTCTTCATCGACGGGGTCAAGCGCGACCACTGGGTCTGGTCCGGCGACGCCGTGCAGACCTACCTGATGAACTACTACACGTTCTTCGACAGCGACACGGTCAAGCGCACGACGTGGGCGCTGCGCGGCGCGGATCCCGTCGACATGCACATCAACACGATCCTGGATTACTCGCTGTACTGGTTCATCGGGATCCGCGACTACTACCAGTACACGGGCGATGCCGACTTCGTGAAGAGCGTCTACCCGCGCATGACCACGTTGATGGACTTCGTGCTCGCGCGCCGCAACGCGAACGGCATGCTGGAAGGCTTGCCGGGTGACTGGGTGTTCGTCGACTGGGCCGACATGCCGAAGGAAGGCGAACTGGCCGTCATCCAGCTGCTGTTCGCAAGGAGTCTCGAAGCGATGGCCGACTGCGCGGCGCTCGCGCACGACGACGCCAGGGCCGCCACCTACCGCCAGCTGGCCGCCGACCTGAAGACGAAGATCATGGCGGCCTTCTGGGATCCACGGCGCCAGCTGTTCGTCCACGGCCGCAAGGACGGCAGGACGAATCCGCTCGTCACGCGCCATCCGAACATGTTCGCGCTGATGTTCGGCTATCTCGACGACGCACAGGCGGCGAGCGTCCGCCGCAACGTGCTCACGAGCGAGACGGTGCCGAAGATCACGACGCCCTACATGCGCTTCTACGAACTGGCCGCGCTGGCGGAAAGCGGGCAGCAGCGCTACGTCAGGGGCCAGATCAAGGATTACTGGGGCGGCATGCTGCGCGCGGGCGCCACCTGCTTCTGGGAGCAGTACGACCCGAAGGTGGAGGGCGCCGCGCGCTGGGCGATGTACGGCAAGCCGTTCGGCATGAGCCTGTGCCATGCCTGGGGCGCGAGTCCGCTCTACCTACTGGGTAAATACTACCTGGGCGTGAAACCGACGCAGCCCGGTTACGCGGCCTATGTCGTCGAGCCGGACTTGGGCGGCCTGAAATGGATCGACGGGAAGGTACCGACGCCGCACGGGGACATCGCCGTGTATGCGGACGCGAAGACGATCCGGGTGACCGGCGTCGCCGGGCAGGGCGTGCTGCGGTTCACCAGTGCGACCACACCGCGCAGCGATGGCGGGACGATCCGCAAGACGGGCGAGCACCGCTACGAACTGCCGCTGGAAGGAGGGGAGACCTACATCGTTTCGCGGAAATAA
- a CDS encoding alpha-L-fucosidase, translated as MLRRPLLSTLILCGLFASPLAPAADTPVKLTHVAGPFAADPATLDKYRTPDWFRDAKFGIWSHWGPQAVPRAGDWYARNMYIYGTPQYEHHLKTYGHPSKHGYKDIIPLWKAEKFEPDALMALYARAGAKYFVSMGVHHDNFDLWDSKYHRWNAVKMGPHRDIVGDWQKAAVKAGLRFGVSEHLGASYGWFGTSHGHDEVFPALGEPYDGADPQYADLYHPKHDELFGGGQKWYTKNAAYHQEWFNRVTDLVTRYKPDLLYSDGGIPFGETGRTLVANFYNQNIKTHGKLEAVYNHKDIGSGEFLRKAGVQDVERGVMNGIQPLPWQTDTSMGDWFYSEGYKYKTTRDVVYMLADIVSKNGNLLLNVVQYPDGSLPPESRKFLDEMAAWIQVNGDAIYGTRPWKTFGEGPTRLEAGAFKENADYTASDIRFTTKGGALYAITLGEPKGQVRIASLGTKAGLETRPVKSVSLVGATAPLRWKQQDDALVIDVPASLPTAIASSFKIGF; from the coding sequence ATGTTGCGCCGACCGCTACTTTCCACCCTCATCCTGTGCGGCCTGTTCGCCAGCCCGCTGGCACCCGCAGCCGACACGCCCGTCAAGCTGACGCACGTCGCGGGCCCGTTCGCCGCCGATCCGGCCACGCTGGACAAATACCGGACCCCGGACTGGTTCCGCGACGCCAAATTCGGCATCTGGTCCCATTGGGGACCGCAGGCCGTGCCGCGTGCGGGCGACTGGTACGCGCGCAATATGTACATCTACGGCACGCCGCAGTACGAGCACCACCTCAAGACGTACGGCCACCCGTCCAAACACGGCTACAAGGACATCATCCCGTTGTGGAAGGCCGAGAAGTTCGAGCCGGACGCGCTGATGGCCCTGTACGCCAGGGCGGGCGCGAAATACTTCGTCAGCATGGGCGTCCACCACGACAATTTCGACCTGTGGGATTCGAAGTACCACCGCTGGAACGCCGTCAAGATGGGACCGCACCGCGACATCGTCGGCGACTGGCAGAAGGCGGCGGTCAAGGCGGGCCTGCGCTTCGGCGTGTCCGAGCACCTCGGCGCGAGCTACGGCTGGTTCGGCACGAGCCACGGGCACGACGAGGTGTTCCCGGCGCTCGGCGAGCCGTATGACGGCGCCGACCCGCAGTACGCGGACCTGTACCACCCGAAGCACGACGAGCTGTTTGGCGGCGGCCAGAAGTGGTACACGAAGAACGCCGCGTATCACCAGGAATGGTTCAACCGCGTGACGGACCTCGTGACACGCTACAAGCCTGACCTGCTGTACAGCGATGGCGGGATCCCGTTCGGCGAGACCGGCAGGACCCTCGTCGCCAATTTCTACAACCAGAACATCAAGACCCACGGCAAGCTGGAAGCCGTGTACAACCACAAGGACATCGGCTCCGGCGAGTTCCTCCGCAAGGCCGGCGTGCAGGACGTCGAACGGGGCGTCATGAACGGCATCCAGCCGCTGCCCTGGCAGACCGACACGTCGATGGGCGACTGGTTCTACAGCGAAGGCTACAAGTACAAGACGACCCGGGACGTCGTCTACATGCTGGCCGATATCGTCAGCAAGAACGGCAACCTGCTCCTCAACGTGGTGCAGTATCCGGATGGCAGCCTGCCGCCCGAATCCCGTAAATTCCTCGACGAGATGGCAGCGTGGATCCAGGTCAACGGCGACGCCATCTACGGCACGCGGCCGTGGAAGACGTTCGGCGAAGGCCCGACCAGACTCGAAGCCGGCGCCTTCAAGGAAAACGCCGACTATACCGCCAGCGACATCCGCTTCACCACCAAGGGCGGCGCCCTGTACGCCATCACCTTGGGCGAGCCGAAGGGCCAGGTGCGCATCGCGTCGCTCGGCACGAAGGCCGGGCTGGAGACGCGACCCGTCAAGTCGGTGTCGCTCGTGGGCGCCACCGCACCGCTGCGCTGGAAGCAGCAGGACGACGCACTCGTGATCGACGTGCCGGCCAGCCTGCCGACGGCCATCGCCTCCAGTTTCAAGATCGGATTCTGA